Proteins co-encoded in one Malus sylvestris chromosome 7, drMalSylv7.2, whole genome shotgun sequence genomic window:
- the LOC126629000 gene encoding probable F-box protein At1g44080, translated as MASVVWQSLHKHLLDSVLERLESPKDYLHFSIVCKWWYSVAKDNYNQRAKVTTPVLLLIQTAKRGTWSLCDVMQNMVLDFHVQVPNVRFCGSSKGWLIYVDKDSVVYLVNPFFRVKGKTNKENSIIRLPPLIGGVPPLKNWDSSISYYFAYKAILSADPVLCADNYIVVVICEVYCQLAFIRPGKDTTWTFVADSRHIIEDVVRVKDEFYGVDQGRRNLVAFDTSAQYKCNVILDAGYTGEVPAKRYLVDLNEKRFLMVERYCDVIDGRRMTHQLRIFEMKSHKCEWSEIYDLGDVALFVGDNSSIALVASKYSGCQPNCIYFCHDNISQGFFQPMKSYDFGVYNVKDQSFSQPYPEYIMTLMQMTNRPPIWVDRPFKL; from the coding sequence ATGGCTTCAGTAGTTTGGCAAAGTTTGCATAAGCACCTTTTAGATTCCGTCTTGGAGAGATTGGAATCGCCAAAGGATTATTTGCATTTCAGCATTGTTTGTAAGTGGTGGTATTCTGTGGCAAAGGATAACTACAATCAGCGTGCTAAGGTGACAACTCCAGTGCTCTTGTTGATTCAGACTGCAAAAAGAGGCACATGGTCGTTGTGCGATGTCATGCAGAATATGGTCCTTGATTTTCACGTACAGGTTCCTAACGTGCGATTCTGCGGCTCTTCAAAGGGATGGTTGATATATGTGGACAAGGATTCTGTAGTATATCTGGTTAATCCATTCTTTAGGGTTAAAGGGAagacaaacaaagaaaattccATCATTCGCCTTCCTCCACTCATCGGCGGTGTTCCACCATTGAAGAATTGGGATTCGTCTATCAGCTACTATTTTGCCTACAAAGCTATACTTTCAGCAGACCCTGTATTATGTGCAGACAATTACATTGTTGTGGTGATATGCGAGGTATACTGTCAATTGGCTTTTATTAGACCCGGTAAAGACACAACATGGACTTTTGTTGCCGATAGTCGGCATATAATTGAAGATGTTGTTCGTGTTAAAGATGAATTTTACGGCGTTGATCAAGGAAGACGCAATCTTGTAGCTTTTGATACTAGTGCTCAGTACAAGTGCAATGTAATATTGGATGCCGGCTACACGGGAGAAGTGCCAGCCAAGAGATACCTTGTGGATTTAAATGAGAAAAGATTTTTAATGGTTGAAAGGTATTGTGATGTTATAGATGGGAGACGAATGACTCATCAGCTCAGAATTTTTGAAATGAAGTCTCACAAGTGTGAGTGGTCTGAAATATACGACTTGGGTGATGTTGCTCTCTTCGTTGGTGATAACTCTTCGATAGCTTTGGTGGCTTCGAAATATTCAGGATGTCAGCCCAACTGCATATACTTCTGCCACGACAACATTAGTCAAGGATTCTTCCAACCCATGAAATCTTATGATTTTGGTGTGTACAACGTCAAGGATCAAAGCTTTTCGCAACCTTACCCAGAATATATTATGACCCTTATGCAGATGACCAATCGACCTCCAATTTGGGTTGACCGACCTTTTAAGCTCTAA